The genomic window GCGTGGTGAAAAAAAGGTTCCGGTATTGACGACGCGTTTCCTCGGTCGATTCGAGGCCGATAGATTCGAGGCGCTTGGTGGCGGTCGAGACCGATTCGTCTGCTGCCAGAAATCCCTTATGGTCGGCGACTAAGGCTTGGGCAATGTCATGGAGTGATTGGTTCATAATTTTATGATGATGCTTTATATGCGTCGTGATGGGTCGAAATATATCGAGCAGTGCCGGAAGATCCACGTAAGACTAACGAGTGCGTTTCGATGAATCGTTGGCGGGTGATGACTCCACGGAGGAGGGGTCCATCAATAATGCCGGTGGCAGTAAACGTCAATTGTCGGCCGTGGGCTAAATCCTCGGCGGTATAAATTTTTTTGGTGTCATATCCCGCGTTAGCGATCACTGCAGCATGCTTGTCATTGGGCGGGGTAAATCGGGCGAGCAATTGGCCCCCCATAATTTTGACCGGCGCAGCGGCGAGGACTGCCTCGGTGCTTCCGCCGATGCCCATGACCATATCTATGTCATGTTCCGGCATGCAGGTAGCTACGGCTGTGGCCACGTCGCCGTCTGATACCATTCGGACCCGGGCACCAGCGGCACGGAGTTCCTCGACCAGGGACGTATGGCGGGGGCGGTCAAGTACCATGACGGTTATC from Candidatus Kerfeldbacteria bacterium includes these protein-coding regions:
- the glpX gene encoding class II fructose-bisphosphatase — its product is MDRNLALEFVRVTEAAAIAAAEWIGYGEAKKADGAAVDAMRSRFNQIDFAGTVVIGEGQKDEAPELYVGETIGTGAGPAMEIAVDPLECTDSVAHGRYNAMAVIVAGPVGSLFRAPDTYMNKIAVGPEAAGVIDLDATPTENVLKVAQKLGKDTREITVMVLDRPRHTSLVEELRAAGARVRMVSDGDVATAVATCMPEHDIDMVMGIGGSTEAVLAAAPVKIMGGQLLARFTPPNDKHAAVIANAGYDTKKIYTAEDLAHGRQLTFTATGIIDGPLLRGVITRQRFIETHSLVLRGSSGTARYISTHHDAYKASS